From a single Mycolicibacterium moriokaense genomic region:
- the mfd gene encoding transcription-repair coupling factor: MTLSGINRAQTPIAGLVDLALRDPSLQEVTARAADRPVDLSLVGPASARVFVASALAATGPLLVVTATGREADDLTAELRGVFGDAVALFPSWETLPHERLSPGVDTVGARLMLLRRLAHPDDERLGPPLRVVVTTTRSLLQPMAPDLADIEPVTLTVGAEADFDAVIARLVDLAYTRVDMVGKRGEFAVRGGILDVFPPTAEHPMRIEFWGDEVSEMRMFAVADQRSIPEIEVDTLIAVPCREVLLTDDVRDRAAKLAAEHPVGDNTIAGSVPDMLAKLSEGIPVDGMEALLPLLRPTDLSTLTAHLPENTPVLICDPEKVRTRAADLIKTGREFLEASWSTAAVGGDVPIDLEAMGASGFIELDDARAAAREGGHPWWTLSQLSDEDALAIDIRPAPSARGQQSNIDEIFAMLRAHVATGGYAAVVTPGTGTAHRVIEQLAESDTPAALLESGDVPKEGVVGVLKGPLHDGVVVSGTNLVIITETDLTGNRVAAAEGKRLAAKRRNVVDPLALTAGDLVVHDQHGIGRFVEMTERVVGGARREYLVLEYASSKRGGGTDKLYVPMDSLDQLSRYVGGEAPTLSRLGGSDWANTKTKARRAVREIAAELVSLYAKRQASPGHAFAPDTPWQAEMEDAFGFTETVDQLTAITEVKSDMEKPVPMDRVICGDVGYGKTEIAVRAAFKAVQDGKQVAVLVPTTLLADQHLQTFTERMAGFPVTVKGLSRFTDPAESRAVLEGMKDGSVDIVIGTHRLLQTGVTWKDLGLVVVDEEQRFGVEHKEHIKSMRTHVDVLTMSATPIPRTLEMSLAGIREMSTILTPPEERYPVLTYVGPHDDKQVAAALRREMLRDGQAFYIHNRVRSIDQAAAKVRALVPEARVAVAHGQMPEEQLERTVEGFWNREFDILVCTTIVETGLDISNANTLIVERADTFGLSQLHQLRGRVGRSRERGYAYFLYPPEVPLTETAYDRLATIAQNNELGAGMAVALKDLEIRGAGNVLGAEQSGHVAGVGFDLYVRLVGEAVEAYRAAADGKTVAAPEEPKDVRIDLPVDAHLPPDYIGSDRLRLEAYRRLAAAGDDTAVAAVVDELVDRYGPLPEPARRLVAVARLRLLCRHYGVTELSTVSEATLKVSPLQLLDSQQVRLKRLYPSATYRATTSTVQVPIPRAGDGLAAPRIRDLELVQMVADLLVALDGKPQGSVDLISIPESPA; this comes from the coding sequence ATGACCTTATCGGGGATCAACCGTGCCCAGACCCCGATCGCCGGGCTCGTCGACCTGGCGCTACGGGACCCCTCCCTCCAGGAGGTCACCGCCCGCGCCGCTGACAGGCCGGTCGATCTCAGCCTCGTCGGACCGGCCAGCGCCCGGGTGTTCGTCGCCAGCGCGCTCGCCGCGACGGGCCCGCTGCTCGTCGTCACCGCGACCGGACGCGAAGCCGACGACCTGACCGCCGAACTGCGCGGTGTCTTCGGCGACGCCGTCGCTCTGTTCCCCTCCTGGGAGACGCTCCCGCACGAGCGACTGTCGCCCGGCGTCGACACCGTCGGCGCGCGCCTGATGCTGCTGCGCCGGCTGGCCCACCCCGACGACGAACGTCTCGGCCCACCGCTGCGCGTCGTCGTGACGACCACCAGGTCGCTATTGCAGCCGATGGCTCCCGACCTCGCCGACATCGAGCCCGTGACGCTGACCGTCGGCGCCGAGGCCGACTTCGACGCCGTCATCGCCCGGCTCGTCGACCTCGCCTACACCCGCGTCGACATGGTCGGCAAGCGCGGCGAGTTCGCGGTGCGCGGCGGCATCCTCGACGTCTTCCCCCCGACCGCCGAGCATCCGATGCGCATCGAGTTCTGGGGCGACGAGGTCTCCGAGATGCGGATGTTCGCCGTCGCCGATCAGCGCTCGATCCCGGAAATCGAGGTCGACACACTCATCGCCGTCCCGTGCCGGGAGGTGCTGCTGACCGACGACGTCCGCGACCGCGCCGCCAAGTTGGCGGCCGAACATCCGGTGGGGGACAACACCATTGCCGGCAGCGTGCCCGACATGCTCGCCAAGCTGTCGGAGGGCATTCCCGTCGACGGCATGGAGGCGCTGCTGCCGCTGTTGCGTCCCACCGACCTGTCGACGCTGACCGCGCATCTTCCCGAGAACACCCCCGTGCTGATCTGCGACCCGGAGAAGGTCCGCACCCGCGCGGCCGACCTGATCAAGACGGGCCGCGAGTTCCTCGAGGCGTCGTGGTCGACGGCGGCGGTGGGCGGCGACGTGCCGATCGACCTCGAGGCGATGGGCGCCTCGGGGTTCATCGAGCTCGACGACGCCCGTGCCGCGGCGCGCGAGGGCGGCCATCCGTGGTGGACGCTGAGCCAGCTGTCCGACGAGGACGCGCTGGCGATCGACATCCGCCCGGCGCCGTCGGCGCGGGGTCAGCAGTCCAACATCGACGAAATCTTCGCGATGCTGCGCGCCCACGTTGCGACGGGCGGATACGCGGCCGTCGTCACCCCTGGCACGGGCACCGCGCACCGCGTCATCGAGCAACTTGCTGAATCCGACACTCCCGCAGCCCTTTTGGAGTCGGGTGACGTTCCCAAGGAGGGCGTCGTCGGGGTGCTGAAGGGTCCGCTGCACGACGGTGTCGTGGTGTCGGGGACGAATCTGGTCATCATCACCGAGACGGATCTGACCGGTAACCGGGTCGCAGCCGCCGAGGGCAAGCGGCTAGCGGCTAAGCGCCGCAACGTGGTTGACCCGTTGGCGCTGACGGCGGGCGACCTGGTGGTGCACGATCAACACGGCATCGGCCGCTTCGTCGAGATGACCGAACGGGTCGTCGGCGGAGCGCGTCGCGAATACCTGGTGCTCGAATACGCATCGAGCAAGCGCGGCGGCGGCACCGACAAGCTCTATGTGCCGATGGACTCGCTTGATCAGCTGTCCCGCTACGTCGGCGGGGAAGCGCCGACGCTGAGCCGGCTGGGCGGCAGCGACTGGGCGAACACCAAGACCAAGGCGCGCAGGGCGGTTCGTGAGATCGCCGCCGAGCTGGTCTCGTTGTACGCCAAGCGTCAGGCCTCCCCGGGGCACGCGTTTGCGCCCGACACCCCGTGGCAGGCCGAGATGGAGGACGCGTTCGGGTTCACCGAGACCGTCGACCAGCTCACGGCCATCACCGAGGTCAAGAGCGATATGGAAAAGCCGGTCCCGATGGACCGGGTGATCTGCGGCGACGTCGGCTACGGCAAGACGGAGATCGCGGTGCGGGCGGCATTCAAGGCGGTGCAGGACGGTAAGCAGGTCGCGGTGCTGGTGCCGACGACGCTGCTCGCCGATCAGCACCTGCAGACGTTCACCGAGCGGATGGCCGGATTCCCGGTGACGGTAAAGGGGTTGTCCCGCTTCACCGATCCCGCCGAATCGCGGGCGGTTCTCGAAGGCATGAAGGACGGCTCGGTCGACATCGTGATCGGCACGCACCGGCTGCTGCAGACCGGCGTGACGTGGAAAGACCTCGGCTTGGTGGTCGTCGACGAGGAACAGCGTTTCGGTGTCGAGCACAAGGAGCACATCAAGTCGATGCGCACCCACGTCGACGTGCTGACCATGAGTGCCACCCCGATTCCGCGCACGCTCGAGATGAGCCTCGCCGGCATCCGTGAGATGTCGACGATCCTCACCCCGCCCGAGGAGCGCTACCCGGTGCTGACGTACGTCGGACCGCATGACGACAAGCAGGTAGCGGCGGCGCTGCGGCGCGAGATGCTGCGCGACGGGCAGGCCTTCTACATCCACAACCGCGTACGGTCGATCGACCAGGCCGCCGCCAAGGTGAGGGCCCTGGTGCCGGAGGCCCGCGTCGCCGTCGCGCACGGCCAGATGCCCGAGGAACAACTGGAACGCACGGTCGAGGGTTTCTGGAACCGTGAATTCGACATCCTGGTGTGCACCACGATCGTCGAGACGGGTCTGGACATCTCCAACGCCAACACGTTGATCGTCGAGCGGGCAGACACTTTCGGGCTGTCGCAGCTGCATCAGCTGCGCGGCAGGGTGGGACGCAGCCGGGAGCGGGGCTACGCGTATTTCCTTTATCCGCCCGAGGTTCCGCTGACGGAGACGGCCTATGACCGGCTGGCGACGATCGCGCAGAACAACGAACTCGGCGCAGGCATGGCAGTTGCGTTGAAAGACCTCGAGATTCGCGGCGCGGGCAACGTGCTCGGCGCCGAGCAGTCCGGCCACGTCGCCGGCGTCGGCTTTGATCTCTACGTGCGACTGGTCGGCGAGGCCGTGGAGGCCTATCGGGCCGCCGCAGACGGGAAAACCGTTGCGGCACCTGAAGAACCGAAGGATGTGCGGATCGATCTGCCGGTCGACGCACATCTGCCGCCGGACTACATCGGCAGCGACCGGCTGCGGTTGGAGGCCTATCGGCGGCTGGCGGCGGCGGGTGACGACACCGCGGTGGCTGCCGTCGTCGACGAACTCGTCGACCGCTATGGCCCGCTGCCCGAACCTGCGCGTCGTTTGGTGGCGGTGGCGCGGCTGCGGCTGTTGTGCCGTCACTACGGTGTCACCGAGCTGAGCACGGTCTCGGAGGCGACGCTGAAGGTTTCGCCGTTGCAGCTGCTGGATTCGCAGCAGGTGCGACTAAAGCGGTTGTATCCGAGCGCGACGTACCGTGCGACGACGTCGACGGTGCAGGTGCCGATTCCGCGCGCAGGCGACGGCCTTGCTGCGCCGCGCATCCGTGATCTTGAACTGGTGCAGATGGTCGCGGACCTCCTGGTGGCGCTCGACGGGAAACCGCAGGGCAGTGTCGACCTAATTTCGATTCCTGAATCTCCTGCCTGA
- a CDS encoding nucleoside triphosphate pyrophosphohydrolase: protein MTVVLVDPRRPTLIPIDAIELLSGDLQYTEEMPIKVPWSLPRARPAYDGDDAPVLLSSDPEHPAVRARLASGDRLIEASRGAAGERLVDAVAMMDKLRTSGPWESQQTHDSLRRYLLEETYEVFDAVRSGNADELREELGDVLLQVLFHARIAEDAPEHPFSIDDVADSLIRKLVNRVPAVLAGEEISLEDQLAQWEERKAQERSSKGVRSAMDDVPTGQPALALAQKVIERATAAGLPADLIPASITSVSVAPHVDSENALRSAVLEFMDAVRSTELAIAAARRGTDVPEELDVSSLGEISADEWRAHWPAESDTVVDTPAADTPDEDGPEPGTDAGAEDGGDSGPGDGDEPHDEGVVAESR from the coding sequence ATGACTGTCGTCCTGGTCGACCCCCGGCGCCCGACCTTGATCCCGATCGACGCGATCGAGCTCCTTTCCGGCGACCTCCAATACACCGAGGAGATGCCGATCAAGGTGCCGTGGTCACTGCCCCGCGCGCGGCCGGCCTACGACGGCGACGACGCGCCCGTGCTGCTGTCCTCCGATCCGGAGCACCCCGCGGTCAGGGCGCGCCTGGCCTCCGGGGACCGGCTGATCGAGGCGTCGCGAGGCGCGGCGGGTGAGCGTTTGGTGGACGCCGTGGCCATGATGGACAAGCTGCGCACGTCAGGCCCATGGGAAAGCCAGCAGACACACGACTCGCTGCGCCGGTATCTATTGGAGGAGACCTACGAGGTCTTCGACGCGGTCCGCAGCGGCAACGCCGACGAGTTGCGTGAGGAACTTGGAGATGTGTTGCTGCAGGTGCTTTTTCACGCACGTATCGCCGAAGATGCTCCCGAGCATCCGTTCTCTATCGACGATGTTGCCGATTCGCTCATCCGCAAGCTCGTCAACCGGGTCCCCGCGGTGCTCGCCGGCGAAGAGATCTCGCTGGAAGATCAACTCGCACAATGGGAAGAGCGCAAGGCCCAGGAAAGGTCGAGCAAGGGCGTCCGATCGGCGATGGACGATGTGCCGACCGGACAGCCCGCCTTGGCGTTGGCGCAGAAGGTGATTGAGCGCGCGACGGCAGCAGGGCTGCCCGCCGACCTGATACCCGCGTCGATCACGTCGGTCAGCGTGGCTCCCCACGTCGACTCCGAGAACGCGCTGCGCTCGGCGGTGCTGGAGTTCATGGACGCCGTCCGGAGCACGGAGCTCGCCATCGCCGCGGCCCGACGCGGGACCGATGTGCCGGAGGAGCTCGATGTGTCGTCGCTCGGGGAGATCTCGGCCGACGAGTGGCGGGCGCACTGGCCTGCCGAATCCGACACGGTGGTCGACACACCGGCTGCCGACACGCCGGACGAGGATGGTCCGGAGCCCGGCACGGACGCAGGCGCTGAGGACGGCGGTGACTCAGGACCTGGGGATGGGGATGAACCGCACGATGAAGGGGTGGTCGCCGAATCACGATGA
- a CDS encoding TetR/AcrR family transcriptional regulator, whose protein sequence is MTGAERRHQLIDIARSLFAERGYEGTSIEEIAQRANVSKPVVYEHFGGKEGLYAVVVDREMSALLDRITSSLTRMTNNRSRLRIERVALALLTYVDERTDGFRILIRDSPAAITSGSTYSTLLNEAVNQVSSILAGDFSRRGLDPEMAPLYAQALVGSVSMTAQWWLDVREPKKEVVAAHLVNLCWNGLMHLEHDPPLLDE, encoded by the coding sequence ATGACCGGCGCGGAGCGGCGACACCAGCTGATCGACATCGCCCGGTCGTTGTTCGCCGAGCGTGGCTACGAAGGCACCTCGATCGAGGAGATCGCGCAGCGCGCCAACGTCTCCAAGCCGGTCGTCTACGAGCATTTCGGCGGCAAAGAGGGGCTGTACGCGGTCGTGGTCGACCGCGAGATGTCGGCGCTGCTGGACCGCATCACGTCGTCGCTGACCAGGATGACCAACAACCGGTCCCGGCTGCGCATCGAGCGGGTGGCGCTCGCGCTGCTGACCTACGTCGATGAACGCACCGACGGGTTCCGCATCCTCATCCGCGACTCGCCTGCGGCGATCACGTCGGGCAGCACCTACTCGACCCTGCTCAACGAGGCCGTCAACCAGGTGTCCTCGATCCTCGCCGGGGACTTCTCGCGCCGCGGCCTGGACCCCGAAATGGCACCGCTGTACGCGCAGGCGCTGGTCGGCTCGGTCTCGATGACGGCGCAGTGGTGGCTCGATGTGCGGGAACCCAAGAAAGAGGTCGTCGCCGCGCATCTGGTCAACCTGTGCTGGAACGGGCTGATGCATCTGGAGCACGACCCGCCGCTGCTCGACGAATAA
- a CDS encoding LpqN/LpqT family lipoprotein, whose translation MRVRHSVVAAALAVLAVSGCAPEAPDYQSIWSTSSTTTTTTSASDEPAVPIATYLEQKGVAGEPIPADKLTDLTVTFPTPPGWKPFFNSNLSPGTRVIAKGTTYPTAMVIVFKLNGDFDVNEAIKHGYVDAEMSDNFKRLNASMDNFKGFPSAMIEGSYDLNGTRMHTYNRIVIATGGPPANQRYLIQFTVTGYADKAVEDAPDIEAIIKGFNVAVPK comes from the coding sequence GTGAGAGTTCGCCACAGCGTGGTGGCGGCCGCGCTCGCGGTCCTCGCGGTATCGGGCTGCGCGCCGGAAGCGCCTGACTATCAATCGATCTGGTCGACGTCCTCGACGACGACCACCACCACTTCGGCCAGCGATGAACCGGCAGTGCCGATCGCGACCTACCTGGAGCAGAAGGGTGTGGCCGGGGAACCCATTCCTGCGGACAAGCTCACCGATCTGACGGTGACGTTCCCGACGCCGCCGGGCTGGAAGCCCTTCTTCAACTCCAACCTGTCACCGGGAACCCGGGTGATCGCCAAGGGCACCACATATCCGACGGCCATGGTGATCGTGTTCAAGCTCAACGGCGACTTCGACGTCAACGAGGCCATCAAGCACGGCTACGTCGACGCAGAGATGTCGGATAACTTCAAGCGCCTCAATGCGTCGATGGACAACTTCAAGGGTTTCCCGTCGGCGATGATCGAGGGCAGCTACGACCTCAACGGCACCCGCATGCACACCTACAACCGCATCGTCATCGCGACGGGAGGACCGCCGGCCAACCAGCGCTACCTCATCCAGTTCACGGTGACGGGCTACGCGGACAAGGCCGTCGAGGATGCGCCCGATATCGAGGCGATCATCAAGGGCTTCAACGTCGCGGTGCCGAAATAA
- a CDS encoding ribose-phosphate diphosphokinase, with translation MGTEWTDNRKNLMLFSGRAHPELAEQVAKELDVHVTAQTARDFANGEIFVRFDESVRGCDAFVLQSHPAPLNQWLMEQLLMIDALKRGSAKRITAILPFYPYARQDKKHRGREPISARLVADLLKAAGANRIVSVDLHTDQIQGFFDGPVDHMRAQKLLTGYIADNYADHDMVVVSPDSGRVRVAEKWADALGGVPLAFIHKTRDPLVPNQVKSNRVVGDVKGKTCVLTDDMIDTGGTIAGAVNLLREDGARDVIIAATHGVLSDPAPQRLAECGAREVIVTNTLPIDEEKRFPQLTVLSIAPLLANTIRAVFDNGSVTSLFDGSA, from the coding sequence GTGGGCACCGAGTGGACCGACAACCGTAAAAATCTGATGTTGTTCTCGGGTCGTGCGCACCCCGAACTCGCTGAACAGGTCGCCAAAGAGCTCGACGTCCACGTCACCGCGCAGACGGCTCGCGACTTCGCCAACGGCGAGATCTTCGTCCGGTTCGACGAGTCCGTGCGCGGCTGCGACGCGTTCGTGCTGCAGTCCCATCCGGCGCCGCTGAACCAGTGGCTGATGGAACAGCTGCTGATGATCGACGCGCTCAAGCGCGGCAGCGCCAAGCGGATCACCGCGATCCTGCCGTTCTATCCCTACGCCCGTCAGGACAAGAAGCACCGCGGCCGCGAGCCGATCTCGGCCCGCCTGGTCGCCGACCTGCTCAAGGCCGCGGGCGCGAACCGGATCGTCAGCGTCGATCTGCACACCGACCAGATCCAGGGCTTCTTCGACGGCCCTGTGGACCACATGCGGGCGCAGAAGCTGCTGACCGGCTACATCGCCGACAACTACGCCGACCACGACATGGTTGTGGTCTCTCCCGACTCAGGCCGCGTGCGCGTCGCCGAGAAGTGGGCCGACGCGCTCGGCGGTGTTCCGCTGGCCTTCATCCACAAGACCCGCGACCCGCTGGTGCCCAACCAGGTCAAGTCGAACCGCGTCGTCGGCGATGTGAAGGGCAAGACCTGCGTCCTGACCGACGACATGATCGACACCGGCGGCACGATCGCGGGTGCGGTGAATCTGCTGCGCGAAGACGGTGCCCGCGACGTCATCATCGCCGCCACGCACGGTGTGCTGTCGGATCCGGCGCCGCAGCGGCTCGCGGAATGCGGGGCGCGTGAGGTCATCGTCACCAACACGCTGCCGATCGACGAGGAGAAGCGGTTCCCGCAGTTGACTGTGCTCTCGATCGCACCGCTGCTGGCGAACACCATTCGCGCGGTGTTCGACAACGGTTCTGTCACAAGCCTTTTCGACGGATCCGCGTAG
- the glmU gene encoding bifunctional UDP-N-acetylglucosamine diphosphorylase/glucosamine-1-phosphate N-acetyltransferase GlmU, which translates to MTDPDSAVVVLAAGAGTRMRSDTPKVLHPLAGRSMLSHALHAVAKAAPQHLVVVVGKDRDQVVPAIDELAADLGRSIDVAVQDQQLGTGHAVACGLTALPAEFTGTVVVTSGDVPLLDADTLADLITTHSGESAAATVLTTTLQDPTGYGRILRTQDREVIGIVEQADASPQQLAITEVNAGVYAFDITALRSALSRLRSDNAQQEQYLTDVIAIVRSDGHVVRAKHVDDAMLVAGVNDRVQLAELGTELNRRIVAAHQRAGVTITDPATTWIDVDVTIGRDTVIYPGTQLLGATRIGSHAQIGPDTTLTDVTVGDEAMVVRTHGSQSTIGNGAAVGPFAYLRPGTVLGAEGKLGAFVETKNSTIGTGTKVPHLTYVGDADIGEHSNIGASSVFVNYDGENKSRTTIGSHVRTGSDTMFVAPVTVGDGAYTGAGTVVREDVPPGALAVSAGPQRNIEGWVARKRPGSAAAAAAAAASVENNGEQDPEKP; encoded by the coding sequence ATGACCGATCCTGATTCCGCGGTCGTGGTCTTGGCCGCCGGTGCCGGCACGCGCATGCGCTCCGACACCCCGAAGGTGCTGCATCCCCTCGCCGGCCGCAGCATGCTGTCGCACGCCCTGCACGCGGTCGCCAAGGCGGCCCCGCAGCACCTGGTCGTGGTGGTCGGCAAGGACCGCGACCAGGTGGTGCCTGCGATCGACGAACTGGCCGCTGACCTGGGCCGGAGCATCGACGTCGCGGTTCAGGACCAGCAGTTGGGCACCGGCCACGCCGTCGCATGCGGGCTGACGGCGCTGCCCGCGGAATTCACCGGCACGGTCGTCGTCACCTCGGGCGACGTCCCGCTGCTGGACGCCGACACCCTCGCCGATCTGATCACCACGCACAGCGGCGAGTCCGCCGCCGCGACGGTCCTCACGACGACGCTCCAAGATCCGACGGGCTACGGCCGCATCCTGCGCACCCAGGACCGCGAGGTCATCGGCATCGTCGAACAGGCCGATGCCAGTCCGCAGCAGCTGGCCATCACCGAGGTCAACGCCGGGGTGTACGCGTTCGACATCACCGCGCTGCGGTCGGCGCTGAGCCGGCTGCGCTCGGACAACGCCCAGCAGGAGCAGTACCTGACCGACGTCATCGCCATCGTCCGGTCCGACGGCCACGTGGTGCGCGCCAAACACGTCGACGACGCCATGCTGGTCGCAGGCGTCAACGACCGGGTGCAGCTGGCCGAACTCGGCACCGAGCTCAACCGCCGCATCGTCGCCGCACACCAGCGCGCCGGGGTGACGATCACCGACCCGGCGACAACCTGGATCGACGTCGACGTGACCATCGGCCGCGACACCGTCATCTATCCCGGCACCCAGCTTCTGGGCGCCACCCGCATCGGCAGCCACGCCCAGATCGGCCCCGACACCACGCTGACCGACGTCACCGTCGGCGACGAGGCGATGGTCGTCCGCACCCACGGCAGCCAATCCACGATCGGCAACGGCGCCGCCGTAGGCCCCTTCGCGTACCTGCGGCCCGGCACCGTGCTGGGCGCCGAGGGCAAGCTCGGCGCCTTCGTCGAGACCAAGAACTCCACGATCGGGACGGGCACCAAGGTGCCGCACCTGACCTACGTCGGCGACGCGGACATCGGCGAGCACAGCAATATCGGTGCGTCCAGCGTGTTCGTCAACTACGACGGCGAGAACAAGAGCCGCACCACGATCGGCTCCCATGTGCGCACCGGGTCCGACACGATGTTCGTCGCGCCGGTGACCGTCGGCGACGGCGCCTACACCGGCGCGGGCACCGTCGTGCGAGAGGACGTGCCGCCCGGCGCGCTGGCGGTGTCGGCCGGCCCGCAGCGCAACATCGAGGGCTGGGTGGCGCGCAAACGTCCCGGATCCGCGGCTGCGGCCGCCGCGGCCGCAGCCTCCGTCGAAAACAACGGTGAACAGGACCCCGAAAAGCCGTGA
- the arsC gene encoding arsenate reductase (glutaredoxin) (This arsenate reductase requires both glutathione and glutaredoxin to convert arsenate to arsenite, after which the efflux transporter formed by ArsA and ArsB can extrude the arsenite from the cell, providing resistance.) codes for MAGATIFHNPKCSTSRKTLELLRDNGIEPTVVQYLKTPPTRAELVKMIKDAGIDVRTAVRKKEALYKELGLADASDDELLDAMAEHPILIERPFVVTAKGTRLARPIDAVREIL; via the coding sequence GTGGCCGGCGCGACCATATTCCACAACCCCAAATGCTCCACCTCGCGCAAGACGCTGGAGCTGTTGCGGGACAACGGCATCGAGCCGACGGTCGTGCAGTACCTCAAGACGCCGCCGACGCGCGCCGAGCTCGTGAAGATGATCAAGGACGCGGGCATCGACGTACGCACGGCCGTACGCAAGAAGGAAGCGCTGTACAAGGAGTTGGGCCTGGCCGATGCCAGTGACGACGAGCTGCTCGACGCGATGGCCGAACATCCCATCCTCATCGAGCGCCCATTCGTCGTGACCGCGAAGGGCACTCGGCTGGCCCGGCCGATCGACGCGGTACGAGAGATTCTGTGA